A single window of Anopheles moucheti chromosome 2, idAnoMoucSN_F20_07, whole genome shotgun sequence DNA harbors:
- the LOC128298777 gene encoding uncharacterized protein LOC128298777 — MAELGKLSLAKLNNSNYSTWKFRMEMLLIREEVWYVIADPKPESPPEKWVKDDRKARATMGLCIEDNQVNLVKDIPSAKEFWEKLRVFHEKTSATSRVSVLGKICDMKLIEGGDMEKHLMELESLFDKLTIAGLVLQPELRVAMIHRSLPESYGGLVTALESRPDSELTVEVVKSKLLDESERRKDRSGLISVDKMATNGYTIAFKIDGNQENLRLKAGHLLPKWCDNVQRETVVDKLEALLINSIHIHNQRRYYMDLERMQNWISGMQLNQHISDLKRSSEECFESGREKYPCIEIDPKRLKELKLYAFLQNAPGCGVYEFGSTFDFNISSRILDQALLLLQHETILVDSTKYTTQEAMMNILDDLLLYLRDVNHSAIKVITILANHSQSMADGVKKLSEKYCQKIIVVVKLAASSQKDDNAERILVQDLSEKASNQLYKQAERMLFGTITLLSSIVEATDDLSILVDVLELCAQSGKLEDKNLNEHNYEQIKHWYVQRHFEPYDYEGNDEENYDDRLINGPSLLHVERALAFNDEVPVAPSCQDGNGGKVCIFLNNTGFGKTTYFTWLAWHLSTSDPSLYLLKITAMEYSTDFDRLKQSDVHNSDDITIVRILYRYVHLALFVQHINSRKIAEIDRDRSNADECAKLLSFDSDKGKLVIEQANKLSTKELIELRLFQQKFNQQKLVLILDGFDEITPYYKDVVMKYFERVARLKGVRSLYLSSRPYGFEAELKNTFTYCQMYRLKPFSNDNIILSLHKFLLKSLDGYKHFKEEHRNDILAKLYSTIRDVLHDVITVPLLLYIVQIILLPEIKKHVSEGTHTISSDMLQNANLDILHLVEQFVERKIKILGTDKTGTSDSAFTTAASKKNEHRLKKEIKEQHMLLAMYVIFDQNDREKLISRKEQRRAIEIMEEVQQGDEKTGIVLGVQNGVPQFLHRMFAEYFTACWFFENWDLFKSESIFHSQTFWSRSLRETREFFDRLILRASKGCDLHLALVNRSHRQIKEILHKDPNAATVRDNVGRLPLHLLHYYSAVGEDINQILNCVSNRNLEFVNQKDKLFEWNALDYIFVSNEGLLIEHLSTIGVKPDMDNLFRQVCSNTVDTLVMQGTEYTYFLVNCIHRNDLVEELSERVAGYLIDVKKIDIYSPRAELNSLSVLEKVVTESNFAMFRQLITKSDAQTLSLGDRADRLLQLSLKKKSNEITYCLVERLPSLTSKINDTKILFFCTKSAIENNCMELFQTLFKKFCFQQKFDCVEEDNFVDEFVDEGRDDTFEIPFENECCFEFSYNSPEVNKEALLSTAIHYGNIRIVSFILQKTNMTVTIELFGKIMQNISTLKYQQLTYNHSKCIPAFQYLFKKIPDLYAIDRKGLNLFHSISKNGCVFMLHSLITIGFDPTRINLITQAEILQQRLNGCNEKSSANIFEYLQQHSYVDFHATLGPIDESIFYKVISKRRFLAAQTLVEGKFRNLSHSGKENAILELLHHLLLKFDVGLILEFAKNLLKESSVEGRIKNDTWHSVYSSIYNQLPVVVFH, encoded by the exons atggcgGAACTCGGAAAACTCTCGCTTGCAAAATTGAACAATTCGAACTACAGCACTTGGAAGTTTCGAATGGAGATGCTTCTGATTCGAGAAGAAGTATGGTATGTGATCGCTGATCCAAAACCAGAATCACCACCGGAGAAATGGGTCAAAGATGACCGCAAGGCGCGTGCCACAATGGGGCTCTGTATAGAGGATAACCAGGTCAATCTGGTAAAAGACATACCTTCGGCAAAAGAGTTTTGGGAAAAACTACGAGTGTTTCACGAAAAGACGAGTGCAACGTCGCGAGTGTCGGTTCTAGGGAAAATCTGTGACATGAAACTGATCGAGGGTGGCGACatggaaaaacatttaatgGAGCTCGAGAGTTTATTCGATAAACTCACAATAGCGGGTCTGGTGCTTCAGCCAGAGCTACGTGTTGCAATGATTCACCGGAGCTTGCCGGAGTCATATGGTGGGCTGGTGACTGCATTGGAGAGTCGTCCGGATTCCGAGTTAACGGTGGAAGTCGTTAAGTCGAAGTTGCTCGACGAAAGCGAGCGAAGAAAAGATCGGTCAG GACTGATTtcagtggacaaaatggcgaccaatgGCTACACAATTGCGTTCAAAATCGATGG CAATCAGGAAAATCTTCGTTTAAAGGCAGGACACCTATTGCCAAAGTGGTGTGATAACGTTCAACGTGAGACAGTAGTTGATAAGCTGGAGGCTCTATTGATTAAcagcatacacatacacaaccaACGACGCTACTACATGGACCTTGAACGTATGCAAAACTGGATTTCGGGAATGCAGCTCAACCAACACATCAGTGACTTGAAACGTTCTTCGGAAGAGTGCTTTGAGTCAGGACGCGAGAAATATCCCTGCATTGAAATAGACCCGAAGCGCCTAAAAGAATTGAAGTTGTATGCATTTCTACAGAACGCGCCCGGTTGTGGGGTTTATGAGTTTGGTAGCACGTTTGATTTTAACATAAGCTCTCGCATTTTAGATCAAGCGCTATTACTCTTACAACATGAAACAATATTGGTTGATAGTACAAAGTATACAACGCAGGAAGCTATGATGAATATCCTTGATGATTTGCTGTTGTATCTCAGAGATGTAAATCATTCTGCTATCAAAGTGATCACGATATTAGCGAATCACAGCCAATCCATGGCTGATGGGGTTAAGAAGTTATCAGAAAAGTATTGCCAAAAGATCATTGTTGTAGTGAAGTTGGCAGCAAGTTCCCAAAAGGACGATAATGCTGAAAGGATTCTAGTGCAGGATCTTTCAGAAAAAGCTTCGAACCAGTTGTACAAACAAGCTGAACGAATGTTGTTCGGAACAATCACGCTCCTAAGCAGCATTGTGGAAGCTACCGATGATTTGAGTATTTTAGTAGATGTATTGGAGCTGTGTGCCCAATCAGGGAAACTAGAGGATAAAAACTTAAATGAACATAACTATGAACAGATCAAACATTGGTACGTTCAGCGCCATTTTGAGCCATACGACTACGAGGGAAATGATGAGGAAAATTATGATGATCGATTGATTAATGGTCCAAGTCTGTTACATGTGGAAAGAGCCCTAGCTTTCAACGATGAAGTACCCGTTGCACCTAGTTGTCAAGATGGTAACGGTGGCAAGGTATGTATCTTCCTCAACAATACAGGATTCGGTAAAACAACCTACTTTACCTGGTTAGCTTGGCATTTGTCAACCTCCGATCCATCTctatatttgttaaaaattacggCAATGGAATATTCAACCGATTTCGACCGATTGAAACAGAGCGATGTACACAACAGTGACGATATAACAATCGTGAGGATTTTATATCGCTACGTCCATTTGGCGTTGTTTGTACAGCATATAAATAGCCGTAAGATCGCAGAGATTGATAGAGACAGAAGCAATGCCGACGAATGTGCAAAACTGTTATCGTTTGACAGTGACAAGGGCAAACTAGTAATAGAGCAAGCAAATAAGCTGTCAACGAAAGAGTTAATCGAGTTGCGGTTGTTCCAGCAAAAGTTTAACCAACAGAAGCTCGTGCTCATTCTGGACGGGTTTGATGAGATCACGCCATATTACAAGGATGTGGTCATGAAGTATTTCGAACGTGTCGCTCGTCTTAAAGGAGTACGATCGTTATACCTTTCCAGTCGGCCGTACGGGTTTGAAGCGGAATTAAAAAACACCTTCACTTACTGTCAAATGTATCGGCTGAAACCATTTTCCAATGATAATATAATACTTTCGTTACACAAATTTCTTTTGAAAAGCTTAGATGGTTACAAACATTTCAAGGAGGAGCATCGAAACGATATACTAGCTAAGCTGTACAGTACCATCCGAGATGTTTTGCATGATGTGATAACTGTTCCACTATTGCTATACATTGTGCAGATTATCCTTTTGCCCGAGATAAAGAAACATGTCAGTGAAGGGACACATACAATATCGAGTGACATGTTACAAAACGCAAATCTTGACATACTGCATCTAGTGGAACAATTTgtggagagaaaaataaaaattttaggCACAGATAAGACAGGCACGTCAGATTCTGCCTTTACGACGGCTGCCTCGAAGAAAAACGAGCATCGATTGAAAAAAGAGATAAAGGAACAGCACATGCTGTTAGCCATGTACGTTATATTCGATCAAAACGACAGAGAAAAACTGATTTCCCGCAAGGAACAGAGGCGTGCTATCGAGATAATGGAAGAAGTGCAGCAAGGCGATGAAAAAACGGGGATCGTCCTTGGTGTGCAAAATGGTGTACCTCAATTTCTGCATCGAATGTTTGCCGAGTACTTCACCGCCTGCTGGTTCTTCGAAAACTGGGATCTTTTCAAGAGTGAGAGCATTTTTCACTCTCAAACGTTCTGGTCGCGTTCTTTACGAGAAACTCGTGAATTTTTCGACCGACTTATACTTAGGGCCAGCAAAGGTTGTGACTTACACCTGGCACTGGTGAACAGATCCCATAGACAGATTAAAGAAATACTGCATAAAGATCCAAATGCTGCCACTGTCAGGGATAATGTTGGCCGTTTGCCATTGCATTTGTTACATTATTATTCTGCCGTGGGCGAAGACA TAAACCAAATATTAAATTGTGTATCGAATCGAAACCTTGAGTTTGTTAATCAAAAAGACAAGCTTTTCGAATGGAATGCCTTAGATTATATATTTGTTTCTAACGAGGGCTTGTTAATAGAACATCTCTCTACAATTGGAGTTAAGCCTGATATGGATAACTTATTTCGGCAAGTATGTTCCAATACTGTTGACACATTAGTTATGCAGGGAACTGAATATACTTATTTCTTAGTTAATTGTATACATCGAAATGACTTGGTAGAAGAACTGAGCGAACGTGTGGCTGGTTATCTGATCGATGTCAAGAAAATAGATATTTATTCTCCACGTGCAGAACTAAATTCCTTATCGGTGTTGGAAAAGGTGGTAACCGAGAGTAACTTTGCTATGTTTCGTCAGTTAATTACAAAATCAGATGCACAGACATTGAGCTTGGGCGACCGTGCCGATCGATTGTTACAGCTATCgttgaagaagaaaagtaACGAAATTACATACTGTCTCGTTGAACGGCTGCCCTCGCTCACGTCTAAAATTAACGacacaaaaatattattcttttgCACGAAAAGCGcaattgaaaacaattgtatGGAATTGTTTCAAACATTATTCAAAAAGTTCTGCTTCCAGCAGAAGTTTGATTGCGTTGAAGAAGACAATTTTGTTGATGAATTTGTCGATGAAGGCAGGGATGACACGTTTGAGATCCCTTTTGAAAATGAATGCTGCTTCGAGTTTTCTTACAACTCTCCAGAAGTCAATAAAGAAGCATTATTATCTACAGCAATACACTACGGCAACATACGAATAGTTAGTTTCATACTTCAGAAGACGAATATGACCGTCACGATCGAATTATTTGGAAAGATTATGCAAAATATATCCACGTTGAAATATCAACAACTTACTTACAATCACAGCAAATGTATACCTGCATTCCAATATCTATTCAAGAAGATCCCCGATCTGTACGCTATTGATCGAAAAGGGCTGAATTTGTTTCACAGCATCAGCAAAAATGGTTGCGTGTTCATGCTGCACAGTTTGATTACCATTGGGTTTGATCCAACAAGGATAAACTTGATAACACAGGCAGAAATTCTTCAACAACGTTTAAACGGTTGTAATGAAAAATCTTCGGCCAATATATTTGAGTACCTTCAGCAGCATTCGTACGTGGATTTTCACGCTACGTTAGGTCCAATAGATGAGAGCATTTTTTATAAGGTAATCAGCAAAAGGAGATTTTTAGCCGCCCAAACGCTAGTTGAAGGCAAATTCCGCAATTTATCTCATtcgggaaaggaaaatgcGATACTGGAATTACTACACCATTTGCTATTAAAGTTCGACGTTGGACTAATTTTGGAGTTCGCAAAAAATCTGCTTAAGGAAAGTTCTGTTGAAGGTAGAATTAAAAATGACACGTGGCATTCAgtttattcatccatct ATAACCAATTGCCGGTTGTCGTATTTCATTAA